Proteins encoded within one genomic window of Setaria italica strain Yugu1 chromosome IV, Setaria_italica_v2.0, whole genome shotgun sequence:
- the LOC101769202 gene encoding uncharacterized protein LOC101769202 isoform X1, translated as MGTDSPSPSTAPVALGARSAVRAVAQHHQAVVGFLVGFFLVLLLYTTVSSQFGSQAAIGVLQSVRTDENAMTPTSPSSMPSNVTQVGDNMKEENKGQKIDEHKKMEEDRVQHDVHGIEKSNQTEAKFDDEKEENPEQAGQTVNDASDRMEEELIRQEIDQGGGKNDTNIQPVTPRKPICDLSDPRYDICEISGDARTLGANRTVLYVPPVGELGADSQEWSIRDQSRKYLEFVNKVTVKSLNASQAAPECTSRHDVPALVFAMNGLTSNPWHDFSDVLIPLFITTRALEGEVQFLVSDLQPWFVDKYRLILKNLSRYDIVDFNQDAGVRCYPHLTVGLRSHRDLGIDPARAPRNYSMLDFRLYIREIYSLPPAGVDIPYKEANRAASGATTAEQHRKPRMMLINRGRTRKFVNFPEIVPAVENAGFEVIPIEPRRDLSVEEFSRVVDSCDVLMGAHGAGLTNFFFLRTNAVMLQVVPWGHMEYPAMGFYGGPAREMRLRDVEYSIEAVESTLYDKYGKDNPVISDPESIHKQGWRSGMRYYWTEQDISLNVTRFAPTLHQVLQMLKQ; from the exons ATGGGTACCGActcaccgtcgccgtcgacggcaCCGGTGGCCCTTGGGGCGAGGAGCGCGGTGAGGGCGGTGGCGCAGCACCACCAGGCCGTGGTTGGTTTCCTCGTCGGCTTCTTCCTCGTCCTGCTGCTCTACACCACCGTGTCTTCCCAATTCGGTTCCCAAGCTGCTATTG GTGTCCTACAGTCCGTGCGTACAGATGAAAACGCCATGACTCCAACGTCGCCGTCGTCGATGCCGAGCAACGTAACACAAG TAGGAGATAATATGAAGGAAGAAAATAAAGGGCAAAAAATCGACGAACACAAAAAGATGGAGGAGGATCGTGTCCAACATGATGTCCACGGAATTGAAAAGAGCAATCAAACTGAAGCCAAATTCG ATGATGAGAAAGAGGAAAATCCAGAGCAGGCAGGTCAAACTGTGAACGATGCAAGTGATAGGATGGAGGAAGAGCTAATCCGGCAAGAGATCGACCAAGGAGGCGGCAAGAATGACACCAACATCCAACCAG TTACGCCACGCAAGCCAATCTGCGACCTCTCCGACCCTAGATATGACATCTGCGAGATCTCCGGCGACGCACGCACGCTGGGAGCCAACCGCACCGTCCTCTATGTCCCGCccgtcggcgagctcggcgcGGACAGCCAGGAATGGAGTATCCGAGACCAGTCACGCAAGTACCTTGAGTTCGTGAACAAGGTCACTGTCAAGTCACTGAACGCCTCGCAGGCGGCGCCCGAGTGCACCTCCAGGCACGACGTCCCGGCCTTGGTGTTCGCGATGAACGGGCTCACGTCCAACCCGTGGCACGACTTCAGCGACGTGCTTATCCCCCTCTTCATCACCACGCGCGCACTGGAGGGCGAGGTCCAGTTCCTCGTCTCCGACCTCCAGCCGTGGTTCGTGGACAAGTACAGGCTCATCCTCAAGAACCTCTCCCGCTACGACATCGTCGACTTCAACCAGGACGCCGGCGTCCGGTGCTACCCgcacctcaccgtcggcctccGCAGTCATCGCGACCTCGGCATCGACCCGGCACGCGCCCCACGGAACTACAGCATGCTCGACTTCCGGCTCTACATCCGGGAGATCTACTCGCTGCCGCCCGCAGGCGTCGACATCCCCTACAAGGAGGCGAACCGTGCTGCGTCCGGCGCCACCACAGCAGAGCAGCACCGGAAGCCACGGATGATGCTCATCAACCGTGGCCGGACGAGGAAGTTCGTCAACTTCCCGGAGATCGTCCCGGCGGTCGAGAACGCCGGGTTCGAGGTGATCCCGATCGAGCCGCGCCGGGACCTCAGCGTGGAGGAGTTCTCCCGGGTGGTGGACTCGTGCGACGTGCTCATGGGCGCGCACGGCGCCGGGCTGACAAACTTCTTCTTCCTGCGGACCAATGCGGTGATGCTGCAGGTGGTGCCGTGGGGGCACATGGAGTACCCGGCCATGGGGTTCTACGGCGGGCCGGCGAGGGAGATGCGGCTGCGGGACGTCGAGTACAGCATCGAAGCCGTCGAGAGCACGCTCTACGACAAGTACGGCAAGGACAACCCGGTCATCAGCGACCCGGAGTCCATACACAAGCAAGGGTGGCGGTCTGGGATGAGGTATTACTGGACAGAGCAGGACATCAGCCTCAACGTCACGAGGTTTGCTCCGACGCTGCACCAGGTGCTCCAGATGCTCAAGCAataa
- the LOC101769202 gene encoding uncharacterized protein LOC101769202 isoform X2, giving the protein MGTDSPSPSTAPVALGARSAVRAVAQHHQAVVGFLVGFFLVLLLYTTVSSQFGSQAAIGVLQSVRTDENAMTPTSPSSMPSNVTQGDNMKEENKGQKIDEHKKMEEDRVQHDVHGIEKSNQTEAKFDDEKEENPEQAGQTVNDASDRMEEELIRQEIDQGGGKNDTNIQPVTPRKPICDLSDPRYDICEISGDARTLGANRTVLYVPPVGELGADSQEWSIRDQSRKYLEFVNKVTVKSLNASQAAPECTSRHDVPALVFAMNGLTSNPWHDFSDVLIPLFITTRALEGEVQFLVSDLQPWFVDKYRLILKNLSRYDIVDFNQDAGVRCYPHLTVGLRSHRDLGIDPARAPRNYSMLDFRLYIREIYSLPPAGVDIPYKEANRAASGATTAEQHRKPRMMLINRGRTRKFVNFPEIVPAVENAGFEVIPIEPRRDLSVEEFSRVVDSCDVLMGAHGAGLTNFFFLRTNAVMLQVVPWGHMEYPAMGFYGGPAREMRLRDVEYSIEAVESTLYDKYGKDNPVISDPESIHKQGWRSGMRYYWTEQDISLNVTRFAPTLHQVLQMLKQ; this is encoded by the exons ATGGGTACCGActcaccgtcgccgtcgacggcaCCGGTGGCCCTTGGGGCGAGGAGCGCGGTGAGGGCGGTGGCGCAGCACCACCAGGCCGTGGTTGGTTTCCTCGTCGGCTTCTTCCTCGTCCTGCTGCTCTACACCACCGTGTCTTCCCAATTCGGTTCCCAAGCTGCTATTG GTGTCCTACAGTCCGTGCGTACAGATGAAAACGCCATGACTCCAACGTCGCCGTCGTCGATGCCGAGCAACGTAACACAAG GAGATAATATGAAGGAAGAAAATAAAGGGCAAAAAATCGACGAACACAAAAAGATGGAGGAGGATCGTGTCCAACATGATGTCCACGGAATTGAAAAGAGCAATCAAACTGAAGCCAAATTCG ATGATGAGAAAGAGGAAAATCCAGAGCAGGCAGGTCAAACTGTGAACGATGCAAGTGATAGGATGGAGGAAGAGCTAATCCGGCAAGAGATCGACCAAGGAGGCGGCAAGAATGACACCAACATCCAACCAG TTACGCCACGCAAGCCAATCTGCGACCTCTCCGACCCTAGATATGACATCTGCGAGATCTCCGGCGACGCACGCACGCTGGGAGCCAACCGCACCGTCCTCTATGTCCCGCccgtcggcgagctcggcgcGGACAGCCAGGAATGGAGTATCCGAGACCAGTCACGCAAGTACCTTGAGTTCGTGAACAAGGTCACTGTCAAGTCACTGAACGCCTCGCAGGCGGCGCCCGAGTGCACCTCCAGGCACGACGTCCCGGCCTTGGTGTTCGCGATGAACGGGCTCACGTCCAACCCGTGGCACGACTTCAGCGACGTGCTTATCCCCCTCTTCATCACCACGCGCGCACTGGAGGGCGAGGTCCAGTTCCTCGTCTCCGACCTCCAGCCGTGGTTCGTGGACAAGTACAGGCTCATCCTCAAGAACCTCTCCCGCTACGACATCGTCGACTTCAACCAGGACGCCGGCGTCCGGTGCTACCCgcacctcaccgtcggcctccGCAGTCATCGCGACCTCGGCATCGACCCGGCACGCGCCCCACGGAACTACAGCATGCTCGACTTCCGGCTCTACATCCGGGAGATCTACTCGCTGCCGCCCGCAGGCGTCGACATCCCCTACAAGGAGGCGAACCGTGCTGCGTCCGGCGCCACCACAGCAGAGCAGCACCGGAAGCCACGGATGATGCTCATCAACCGTGGCCGGACGAGGAAGTTCGTCAACTTCCCGGAGATCGTCCCGGCGGTCGAGAACGCCGGGTTCGAGGTGATCCCGATCGAGCCGCGCCGGGACCTCAGCGTGGAGGAGTTCTCCCGGGTGGTGGACTCGTGCGACGTGCTCATGGGCGCGCACGGCGCCGGGCTGACAAACTTCTTCTTCCTGCGGACCAATGCGGTGATGCTGCAGGTGGTGCCGTGGGGGCACATGGAGTACCCGGCCATGGGGTTCTACGGCGGGCCGGCGAGGGAGATGCGGCTGCGGGACGTCGAGTACAGCATCGAAGCCGTCGAGAGCACGCTCTACGACAAGTACGGCAAGGACAACCCGGTCATCAGCGACCCGGAGTCCATACACAAGCAAGGGTGGCGGTCTGGGATGAGGTATTACTGGACAGAGCAGGACATCAGCCTCAACGTCACGAGGTTTGCTCCGACGCTGCACCAGGTGCTCCAGATGCTCAAGCAataa